A region from the Hippoglossus hippoglossus isolate fHipHip1 chromosome 18, fHipHip1.pri, whole genome shotgun sequence genome encodes:
- the LOC117751834 gene encoding NLR family CARD domain-containing protein 3-like isoform X3 has translation MRRKRKLSESAAASSSESSISSHTTTDGSQGPSGASWKSDASMHVPPNIGDESPERSQTTTDGSQGPSGVSWKSDASMHVPPNIGDKRPKRSHMTTDGSQVPSGVSWKSDASMHVPPNIGDESPERQMTGEPPSRSCKQCLTSDWDESDSPCPTCGTKRQKLSQSHRDDTGVHHLLKAKHVFKEEMRKRFTFTSEGTGDSRVSLDNIYTELYISTGESGGQQAEHEFSQLERKLKMPSLSKHTVNLKDIFRPSSGQEKTQRIVLTNGMAGIGKTFSVQKFIYDWAKGDTNTDIDFVFYFAFRELNLSTGEKSLHKLLTDFHPVLCDLESPELYAKTKVVVILDGLDESRLKLDFENIERQTSLSEETSLGNLLVNLIQGNLLPDAKVWITSRSAAASQIPAEYVDMVTEIRGFYDKQKTEYFMRRFSHDLDLAERITSHIHSSQHLHIMCKIPIFCWISAILFQEVFAEDKNAEIPQTLTEMMAHYLFTLTKRRNRKMYKKPQENVLITQREFLLKLGKLAFDHLQKNSLIFYEEDLEVYGIDIKEASIHSGFCTTVLREEDVFSHRKVFFFVHLTIQEFFAALYVYDCFMNKKTTELNDFLKLKDKEPTLLELLKVTVDIVLEKKNGHLVYFLRFLLGLLVESNGRVLQGLITWPDPSQDTDKKILTYLKSLRRKTISPEGSITLFRAMTEMRDQKVKEEIEEYLKIEDGSKPELTPLHCSALAYMLQISKNDLDLLDLKSYNTSNEGRKRLIPAVRSSKKAILASCKLTTELVERVGFGLTFPWSPLRDLDLSNNDLKDSGVELLCAGLRSQNCKLKTLRLSGCLVTKTGCEFLALALESNPSHLKELDLSYNDPGESGIDLLSELKQDSKYKLSILNADHCGSHRMIPGFKKYACELTLDPNTAHKNLCLSEENRKVTWGEEKQSYRRHPERFDQCPQVLCEQSLDGCCYWEVEVTEPFNIGVTYKPTRRSGDVDDCKLGCNDKSWSLICSDEGCYTLHCSQRVNVSSLCRRSSRVGVYLDWPAGSLSFYRVISSNWVHLHTFRTTFSEPLYPAVELRTHSSALFC, from the exons atgaggagaaagaggaagttgAGTGAATCCGCTGCTGCCTCCAGCTCTGAGTCTTCAATCAG TTCACACACGACAACAGATGGGTCCCAGGGTCCCAGTGGAGCCTCCTGGAAGAGTGATGCATCCATGCACGTACCACCGAACATAGGAGATGAGAGTCCTGAACG TTCACAGACGACAACAGATGGGTCCCAGGGTCCCAGTGGAGTCTCCTGGAAGAGTGATGCATCCATGCACGTACCACCTAACATAGGAGATAAGAGGCCTAAACG TTCACACATGACAACAGATGGGTCCCAGGTTCCCAGTGGAGTCTCCTGGAAGAGTGATGCATCCATGCACGTACCACCTAACATAGGAGATGAGAGTCCTGAACG CCAGATGACTGGGGAACCACCCAGCCGGTCATGCAAACAGTGTCTCACGTCAGACTGGGATGAGTCGGACTCCCCCTGTCCCACGTGTGGAACGAAACGCCAAAAACTATCTCAAAGCCATAGAGATGATACCG GGGTCCACCATCTCTTGaaagcaaaacatgtttttaaagaagaaatgcGAAAAAGATTTACCTTCACATCTGAAGGTACTGGTGACAGTCGGGTTTCTTTGGACAACATCTACACAGAACTCTACATCAGCACTGGAGAGAGCGGAGGGCAACAAGCAGAGCATGAGTTCAGTCAGCTGGAACGTAAATTGAAAATGCCTTCATTGTCGAAACATACAGTGAACCTCAAGGATATATTCAGACCTTCGTCTGGCCAAGAGAAAACCCAAAGAATAGTTCTGACGAACGGCATGGCAGGGATCGGAAAgactttttctgtgcagaaatTCATCTACGACTGGGCCAAGGgagatacaaacacagacattgattttgttttctattttgcTTTCCGAGAGCTGAATTTGAGTACAGGTGAGAAAAGCTTGCACAAGCTCCTGACCGACTTCCACCCTGTACTCTGTGATTTGGAAAGTCCAGAGCTTTATGCCAAAACCAAGGTTGTAGTGATCCtggacggcctggatgaaagcagactcAAACTGGACTTTGAGAACATTGAGAGGCAAACATCTCTGAGTGAAGAAACATCTCTGGGTAATCTCCTAGTAAACCTGATCCAGGGTAACCTTCTCCCGGATGCTAAAGTCTGGATAACTTCTCGttcagcagcagccagtcagatcCCAGCAGAGTATGTCGACATGGTGACAGAGATAAGAGGGTTCTATgataaacaaaaaactgaatatttcatgaGGAGATTTAGTCATGACTTGGATCTTGCTGAGAGGATCACTTCACATATCCATTCTTCACAACATCTCCACATTATGTGCAAGATACCAATCTTCTGCTGGATTTCTGCCATATTATTCCAGGAAGTTTTTGCTGAAGACAAGAACGCTGAAATTCCTCAAACTCTGACAGAGATGATGGCACATTACCTGTTTACTCTGACAAAAcgtagaaacagaaaaatgtacaaGAAGCCTCAGGAAAACGTTCTGATAACACAGAGAGAATTTCTTCTGAAACTCGGCAAGCTTGCGTTTGATCATCTGCAGAAGAACAGCCTCATTTTCTATGAGGAAGACCTGGAAGTCTATGGCATTGACATAAAAGAAGCATCTATCCACTCTGGATTTTGCACCACAGTTCTTAGGGAGGAAGATGTCTTTTCCCACAGAAAggttttcttctttgttcatCTGACCATTCAGGAGTTCTTTGCAGCTCTCTACGTTTATGACTGTTTCatgaacaagaaaacaacagagctCAACGACTTCCTGAAACTGAAGGACAAAGAACCAACTTTACTTGAGCTTCTGAAAGTCACAGTTGACATAGTGTTGGAGAAGAAGAATGGCCACCTGGTCTACTTCTTACGATTCCTCCTGGGCCTCCTGGTTGAATCTAATGGGAGAGTCCTTCAGGGTCTCATAACATGGCCGGATCCAAGCCAAGATACCGATAAGAAAATATTAACTTACCTGAAATCCCTCCGGAGAAAGACCATCTCTCCAGAAGGTAGCATCACCCTGTTCAGGGCCATGACTGAAATGAGAGACCAGAAAGTCAAAGAAGAGATTGAGGAATATTTGAAGATAGAAGATGGTTCAAAACCTGAGCTGACTCCCCTGCACTGCTCGGCactggcctacatgctgcagatatCGAAGAATGATCTGGATTTGTTGGACTTGAAGAGTTACAACACATCCAATGAGGGCAGAAAGAGGCTGATACCAGCAGTGAGGAGCAGCAAAAAGGCCAT ACTCGCATCCTGCAAATTGACGACAGAGTTGGTTGAACGTGTGGGCTTTGGTCTCACGTTTCCCTGGTCACCTCTGAGAGATCTGGACCTGAGCAACAATGACCTGAAAGATTCAGGAGTAGAGCTGCTCTGTGCTGGTCTGAGGAGTCAGAActgcaaactgaaaacactgag ATTGTCAGGTTGTCTGGTGACAAAGACTGGATGTGAGTTTCTGGCCTTGGCTCTAGAGTCCAACCCGTCTCATCTGAAAGAGCTGGACCTGAGCTACAATGATCCAGGAGAGTCAGGAATCGACCTTCTCTCTGAGCTGAAACAAGATTCAAAATACAAGCTCAGCATTCTCAA TGCTGATCATTGTGGAAGTCACCGGATGATACCAGGATTCAAGAAAT ATGCCTGCGAGCTCACGTTGGACCCCAACACAGCTCATAAGAACCTCTGCCTGTCTGAAGAGAACAGGAAGGTGACCTGGGGGGAAGAGAAGCAATCATATCGCCGTCACCCAGAGAGGTTTGATCAGTGCCCACAAGTGCTGTGCGAGCAGAGTCTGGATGGGTGCTGCTACTGGGAGGTTGAAGTGACGGAGCCCTTCAACATTGGGGTAACATACAAACCCACTCGCAGGAGCGGGGATGTGGACGATTGCAAGCTGGGATGCAACGACAAGTCTTGGAGTCTGATTTGCTCCGATGAGGGTTGTTACACTCTGCACTGCAGCCAGAGAGTCAATGTATCCTCCCTCTGCCGGCGCTCCAGTCGGGTGGGAGTGTATCTGGATTGGCCGGCTGGAAGtctgtccttctacagagtTATCTCCAGCAATTGGGTTCACCTCCATACCTTCAGAACGACGTTCAGTGAGCCCCTCTATCCCGCTGTCGAACTTCGCACTCATTCTTCTGCATTATTTTGTTAG
- the LOC117751834 gene encoding NLR family CARD domain-containing protein 3-like isoform X6 — translation MRRKRKLSESAAASSSESSISSQTTTDGSQGPSGVSWKSDASMHVPPNIGDKRPKRSHMTTDGSQVPSGVSWKSDASMHVPPNIGDESPERQMTGEPPSRSCKQCLTSDWDESDSPCPTCGTKRQKLSQSHRDDTGVHHLLKAKHVFKEEMRKRFTFTSEGTGDSRVSLDNIYTELYISTGESGGQQAEHEFSQLERKLKMPSLSKHTVNLKDIFRPSSGQEKTQRIVLTNGMAGIGKTFSVQKFIYDWAKGDTNTDIDFVFYFAFRELNLSTGEKSLHKLLTDFHPVLCDLESPELYAKTKVVVILDGLDESRLKLDFENIERQTSLSEETSLGNLLVNLIQGNLLPDAKVWITSRSAAASQIPAEYVDMVTEIRGFYDKQKTEYFMRRFSHDLDLAERITSHIHSSQHLHIMCKIPIFCWISAILFQEVFAEDKNAEIPQTLTEMMAHYLFTLTKRRNRKMYKKPQENVLITQREFLLKLGKLAFDHLQKNSLIFYEEDLEVYGIDIKEASIHSGFCTTVLREEDVFSHRKVFFFVHLTIQEFFAALYVYDCFMNKKTTELNDFLKLKDKEPTLLELLKVTVDIVLEKKNGHLVYFLRFLLGLLVESNGRVLQGLITWPDPSQDTDKKILTYLKSLRRKTISPEGSITLFRAMTEMRDQKVKEEIEEYLKIEDGSKPELTPLHCSALAYMLQISKNDLDLLDLKSYNTSNEGRKRLIPAVRSSKKAILASCKLTTELVERVGFGLTFPWSPLRDLDLSNNDLKDSGVELLCAGLRSQNCKLKTLRLSGCLVTKTGCEFLALALESNPSHLKELDLSYNDPGESGIDLLSELKQDSKYKLSILNADHCGSHRMIPGFKKYACELTLDPNTAHKNLCLSEENRKVTWGEEKQSYRRHPERFDQCPQVLCEQSLDGCCYWEVEVTEPFNIGVTYKPTRRSGDVDDCKLGCNDKSWSLICSDEGCYTLHCSQRVNVSSLCRRSSRVGVYLDWPAGSLSFYRVISSNWVHLHTFRTTFSEPLYPAVELRTHSSALFC, via the exons atgaggagaaagaggaagttgAGTGAATCCGCTGCTGCCTCCAGCTCTGAGTCTTCAATCAG TTCACAGACGACAACAGATGGGTCCCAGGGTCCCAGTGGAGTCTCCTGGAAGAGTGATGCATCCATGCACGTACCACCTAACATAGGAGATAAGAGGCCTAAACG TTCACACATGACAACAGATGGGTCCCAGGTTCCCAGTGGAGTCTCCTGGAAGAGTGATGCATCCATGCACGTACCACCTAACATAGGAGATGAGAGTCCTGAACG CCAGATGACTGGGGAACCACCCAGCCGGTCATGCAAACAGTGTCTCACGTCAGACTGGGATGAGTCGGACTCCCCCTGTCCCACGTGTGGAACGAAACGCCAAAAACTATCTCAAAGCCATAGAGATGATACCG GGGTCCACCATCTCTTGaaagcaaaacatgtttttaaagaagaaatgcGAAAAAGATTTACCTTCACATCTGAAGGTACTGGTGACAGTCGGGTTTCTTTGGACAACATCTACACAGAACTCTACATCAGCACTGGAGAGAGCGGAGGGCAACAAGCAGAGCATGAGTTCAGTCAGCTGGAACGTAAATTGAAAATGCCTTCATTGTCGAAACATACAGTGAACCTCAAGGATATATTCAGACCTTCGTCTGGCCAAGAGAAAACCCAAAGAATAGTTCTGACGAACGGCATGGCAGGGATCGGAAAgactttttctgtgcagaaatTCATCTACGACTGGGCCAAGGgagatacaaacacagacattgattttgttttctattttgcTTTCCGAGAGCTGAATTTGAGTACAGGTGAGAAAAGCTTGCACAAGCTCCTGACCGACTTCCACCCTGTACTCTGTGATTTGGAAAGTCCAGAGCTTTATGCCAAAACCAAGGTTGTAGTGATCCtggacggcctggatgaaagcagactcAAACTGGACTTTGAGAACATTGAGAGGCAAACATCTCTGAGTGAAGAAACATCTCTGGGTAATCTCCTAGTAAACCTGATCCAGGGTAACCTTCTCCCGGATGCTAAAGTCTGGATAACTTCTCGttcagcagcagccagtcagatcCCAGCAGAGTATGTCGACATGGTGACAGAGATAAGAGGGTTCTATgataaacaaaaaactgaatatttcatgaGGAGATTTAGTCATGACTTGGATCTTGCTGAGAGGATCACTTCACATATCCATTCTTCACAACATCTCCACATTATGTGCAAGATACCAATCTTCTGCTGGATTTCTGCCATATTATTCCAGGAAGTTTTTGCTGAAGACAAGAACGCTGAAATTCCTCAAACTCTGACAGAGATGATGGCACATTACCTGTTTACTCTGACAAAAcgtagaaacagaaaaatgtacaaGAAGCCTCAGGAAAACGTTCTGATAACACAGAGAGAATTTCTTCTGAAACTCGGCAAGCTTGCGTTTGATCATCTGCAGAAGAACAGCCTCATTTTCTATGAGGAAGACCTGGAAGTCTATGGCATTGACATAAAAGAAGCATCTATCCACTCTGGATTTTGCACCACAGTTCTTAGGGAGGAAGATGTCTTTTCCCACAGAAAggttttcttctttgttcatCTGACCATTCAGGAGTTCTTTGCAGCTCTCTACGTTTATGACTGTTTCatgaacaagaaaacaacagagctCAACGACTTCCTGAAACTGAAGGACAAAGAACCAACTTTACTTGAGCTTCTGAAAGTCACAGTTGACATAGTGTTGGAGAAGAAGAATGGCCACCTGGTCTACTTCTTACGATTCCTCCTGGGCCTCCTGGTTGAATCTAATGGGAGAGTCCTTCAGGGTCTCATAACATGGCCGGATCCAAGCCAAGATACCGATAAGAAAATATTAACTTACCTGAAATCCCTCCGGAGAAAGACCATCTCTCCAGAAGGTAGCATCACCCTGTTCAGGGCCATGACTGAAATGAGAGACCAGAAAGTCAAAGAAGAGATTGAGGAATATTTGAAGATAGAAGATGGTTCAAAACCTGAGCTGACTCCCCTGCACTGCTCGGCactggcctacatgctgcagatatCGAAGAATGATCTGGATTTGTTGGACTTGAAGAGTTACAACACATCCAATGAGGGCAGAAAGAGGCTGATACCAGCAGTGAGGAGCAGCAAAAAGGCCAT ACTCGCATCCTGCAAATTGACGACAGAGTTGGTTGAACGTGTGGGCTTTGGTCTCACGTTTCCCTGGTCACCTCTGAGAGATCTGGACCTGAGCAACAATGACCTGAAAGATTCAGGAGTAGAGCTGCTCTGTGCTGGTCTGAGGAGTCAGAActgcaaactgaaaacactgag ATTGTCAGGTTGTCTGGTGACAAAGACTGGATGTGAGTTTCTGGCCTTGGCTCTAGAGTCCAACCCGTCTCATCTGAAAGAGCTGGACCTGAGCTACAATGATCCAGGAGAGTCAGGAATCGACCTTCTCTCTGAGCTGAAACAAGATTCAAAATACAAGCTCAGCATTCTCAA TGCTGATCATTGTGGAAGTCACCGGATGATACCAGGATTCAAGAAAT ATGCCTGCGAGCTCACGTTGGACCCCAACACAGCTCATAAGAACCTCTGCCTGTCTGAAGAGAACAGGAAGGTGACCTGGGGGGAAGAGAAGCAATCATATCGCCGTCACCCAGAGAGGTTTGATCAGTGCCCACAAGTGCTGTGCGAGCAGAGTCTGGATGGGTGCTGCTACTGGGAGGTTGAAGTGACGGAGCCCTTCAACATTGGGGTAACATACAAACCCACTCGCAGGAGCGGGGATGTGGACGATTGCAAGCTGGGATGCAACGACAAGTCTTGGAGTCTGATTTGCTCCGATGAGGGTTGTTACACTCTGCACTGCAGCCAGAGAGTCAATGTATCCTCCCTCTGCCGGCGCTCCAGTCGGGTGGGAGTGTATCTGGATTGGCCGGCTGGAAGtctgtccttctacagagtTATCTCCAGCAATTGGGTTCACCTCCATACCTTCAGAACGACGTTCAGTGAGCCCCTCTATCCCGCTGTCGAACTTCGCACTCATTCTTCTGCATTATTTTGTTAG
- the LOC117751834 gene encoding NLR family CARD domain-containing protein 3-like isoform X4, whose product MRRKRKLSESAAASSSESSISSHTTTDGSQGPSGASWKSDASMHVPPNIGDESPERWRPKTELKGDSEFNFSSCSSQTTTDGSQGPSGVSWKSDASMHVPPNIGDKRPKRQMTGEPPSRSCKQCLTSDWDESDSPCPTCGTKRQKLSQSHRDDTGVHHLLKAKHVFKEEMRKRFTFTSEGTGDSRVSLDNIYTELYISTGESGGQQAEHEFSQLERKLKMPSLSKHTVNLKDIFRPSSGQEKTQRIVLTNGMAGIGKTFSVQKFIYDWAKGDTNTDIDFVFYFAFRELNLSTGEKSLHKLLTDFHPVLCDLESPELYAKTKVVVILDGLDESRLKLDFENIERQTSLSEETSLGNLLVNLIQGNLLPDAKVWITSRSAAASQIPAEYVDMVTEIRGFYDKQKTEYFMRRFSHDLDLAERITSHIHSSQHLHIMCKIPIFCWISAILFQEVFAEDKNAEIPQTLTEMMAHYLFTLTKRRNRKMYKKPQENVLITQREFLLKLGKLAFDHLQKNSLIFYEEDLEVYGIDIKEASIHSGFCTTVLREEDVFSHRKVFFFVHLTIQEFFAALYVYDCFMNKKTTELNDFLKLKDKEPTLLELLKVTVDIVLEKKNGHLVYFLRFLLGLLVESNGRVLQGLITWPDPSQDTDKKILTYLKSLRRKTISPEGSITLFRAMTEMRDQKVKEEIEEYLKIEDGSKPELTPLHCSALAYMLQISKNDLDLLDLKSYNTSNEGRKRLIPAVRSSKKAILASCKLTTELVERVGFGLTFPWSPLRDLDLSNNDLKDSGVELLCAGLRSQNCKLKTLRLSGCLVTKTGCEFLALALESNPSHLKELDLSYNDPGESGIDLLSELKQDSKYKLSILNADHCGSHRMIPGFKKYACELTLDPNTAHKNLCLSEENRKVTWGEEKQSYRRHPERFDQCPQVLCEQSLDGCCYWEVEVTEPFNIGVTYKPTRRSGDVDDCKLGCNDKSWSLICSDEGCYTLHCSQRVNVSSLCRRSSRVGVYLDWPAGSLSFYRVISSNWVHLHTFRTTFSEPLYPAVELRTHSSALFC is encoded by the exons atgaggagaaagaggaagttgAGTGAATCCGCTGCTGCCTCCAGCTCTGAGTCTTCAATCAG TTCACACACGACAACAGATGGGTCCCAGGGTCCCAGTGGAGCCTCCTGGAAGAGTGATGCATCCATGCACGTACCACCGAACATAGGAGATGAGAGTCCTGAACG GTGGAGACCAAAGACAGAGCTCAAAGGAGATTCAGAGTTTAATTTCTCCTCTTGTAGTTCACAGACGACAACAGATGGGTCCCAGGGTCCCAGTGGAGTCTCCTGGAAGAGTGATGCATCCATGCACGTACCACCTAACATAGGAGATAAGAGGCCTAAACG CCAGATGACTGGGGAACCACCCAGCCGGTCATGCAAACAGTGTCTCACGTCAGACTGGGATGAGTCGGACTCCCCCTGTCCCACGTGTGGAACGAAACGCCAAAAACTATCTCAAAGCCATAGAGATGATACCG GGGTCCACCATCTCTTGaaagcaaaacatgtttttaaagaagaaatgcGAAAAAGATTTACCTTCACATCTGAAGGTACTGGTGACAGTCGGGTTTCTTTGGACAACATCTACACAGAACTCTACATCAGCACTGGAGAGAGCGGAGGGCAACAAGCAGAGCATGAGTTCAGTCAGCTGGAACGTAAATTGAAAATGCCTTCATTGTCGAAACATACAGTGAACCTCAAGGATATATTCAGACCTTCGTCTGGCCAAGAGAAAACCCAAAGAATAGTTCTGACGAACGGCATGGCAGGGATCGGAAAgactttttctgtgcagaaatTCATCTACGACTGGGCCAAGGgagatacaaacacagacattgattttgttttctattttgcTTTCCGAGAGCTGAATTTGAGTACAGGTGAGAAAAGCTTGCACAAGCTCCTGACCGACTTCCACCCTGTACTCTGTGATTTGGAAAGTCCAGAGCTTTATGCCAAAACCAAGGTTGTAGTGATCCtggacggcctggatgaaagcagactcAAACTGGACTTTGAGAACATTGAGAGGCAAACATCTCTGAGTGAAGAAACATCTCTGGGTAATCTCCTAGTAAACCTGATCCAGGGTAACCTTCTCCCGGATGCTAAAGTCTGGATAACTTCTCGttcagcagcagccagtcagatcCCAGCAGAGTATGTCGACATGGTGACAGAGATAAGAGGGTTCTATgataaacaaaaaactgaatatttcatgaGGAGATTTAGTCATGACTTGGATCTTGCTGAGAGGATCACTTCACATATCCATTCTTCACAACATCTCCACATTATGTGCAAGATACCAATCTTCTGCTGGATTTCTGCCATATTATTCCAGGAAGTTTTTGCTGAAGACAAGAACGCTGAAATTCCTCAAACTCTGACAGAGATGATGGCACATTACCTGTTTACTCTGACAAAAcgtagaaacagaaaaatgtacaaGAAGCCTCAGGAAAACGTTCTGATAACACAGAGAGAATTTCTTCTGAAACTCGGCAAGCTTGCGTTTGATCATCTGCAGAAGAACAGCCTCATTTTCTATGAGGAAGACCTGGAAGTCTATGGCATTGACATAAAAGAAGCATCTATCCACTCTGGATTTTGCACCACAGTTCTTAGGGAGGAAGATGTCTTTTCCCACAGAAAggttttcttctttgttcatCTGACCATTCAGGAGTTCTTTGCAGCTCTCTACGTTTATGACTGTTTCatgaacaagaaaacaacagagctCAACGACTTCCTGAAACTGAAGGACAAAGAACCAACTTTACTTGAGCTTCTGAAAGTCACAGTTGACATAGTGTTGGAGAAGAAGAATGGCCACCTGGTCTACTTCTTACGATTCCTCCTGGGCCTCCTGGTTGAATCTAATGGGAGAGTCCTTCAGGGTCTCATAACATGGCCGGATCCAAGCCAAGATACCGATAAGAAAATATTAACTTACCTGAAATCCCTCCGGAGAAAGACCATCTCTCCAGAAGGTAGCATCACCCTGTTCAGGGCCATGACTGAAATGAGAGACCAGAAAGTCAAAGAAGAGATTGAGGAATATTTGAAGATAGAAGATGGTTCAAAACCTGAGCTGACTCCCCTGCACTGCTCGGCactggcctacatgctgcagatatCGAAGAATGATCTGGATTTGTTGGACTTGAAGAGTTACAACACATCCAATGAGGGCAGAAAGAGGCTGATACCAGCAGTGAGGAGCAGCAAAAAGGCCAT ACTCGCATCCTGCAAATTGACGACAGAGTTGGTTGAACGTGTGGGCTTTGGTCTCACGTTTCCCTGGTCACCTCTGAGAGATCTGGACCTGAGCAACAATGACCTGAAAGATTCAGGAGTAGAGCTGCTCTGTGCTGGTCTGAGGAGTCAGAActgcaaactgaaaacactgag ATTGTCAGGTTGTCTGGTGACAAAGACTGGATGTGAGTTTCTGGCCTTGGCTCTAGAGTCCAACCCGTCTCATCTGAAAGAGCTGGACCTGAGCTACAATGATCCAGGAGAGTCAGGAATCGACCTTCTCTCTGAGCTGAAACAAGATTCAAAATACAAGCTCAGCATTCTCAA TGCTGATCATTGTGGAAGTCACCGGATGATACCAGGATTCAAGAAAT ATGCCTGCGAGCTCACGTTGGACCCCAACACAGCTCATAAGAACCTCTGCCTGTCTGAAGAGAACAGGAAGGTGACCTGGGGGGAAGAGAAGCAATCATATCGCCGTCACCCAGAGAGGTTTGATCAGTGCCCACAAGTGCTGTGCGAGCAGAGTCTGGATGGGTGCTGCTACTGGGAGGTTGAAGTGACGGAGCCCTTCAACATTGGGGTAACATACAAACCCACTCGCAGGAGCGGGGATGTGGACGATTGCAAGCTGGGATGCAACGACAAGTCTTGGAGTCTGATTTGCTCCGATGAGGGTTGTTACACTCTGCACTGCAGCCAGAGAGTCAATGTATCCTCCCTCTGCCGGCGCTCCAGTCGGGTGGGAGTGTATCTGGATTGGCCGGCTGGAAGtctgtccttctacagagtTATCTCCAGCAATTGGGTTCACCTCCATACCTTCAGAACGACGTTCAGTGAGCCCCTCTATCCCGCTGTCGAACTTCGCACTCATTCTTCTGCATTATTTTGTTAG